TCGATCACCTGCCGAATTAGCTAGGGATTAAACCTAGCCCAGGTCAAAAAGGCGACGCTTCTCCAACCTCACCCACCTCGAAGCCACCCGGCCGCACCCACAAGGCCGCAAAGCTGCTGCCTTTATATACCCGCGCGCCGTCCCCCCGTGTCCTCCAACTCGCCATTCCGGCATTCCGCTACCCACCAGCGACACCCGGTTCTTGAACACCACCACTAGCCAGTCCCCAGAGCCGCGAGCGCCAGCGGTGAGGGTGCAGAGCAGCGACGACGTGAATTGATTGATCATGGGGCTGAGGAAGCGCCTGCTGCGGTGCTTCGGgtacggcggcgaggagggggcGGATCAGGAGcagaaggaggaggcggcggcccggccggcgggcgggaggcGGGCGGGGACGAAGCCGACGCTGCGGCGGCTGAGCACGGCGAACCTGCGGTCGCTGTCGCTGCAGGACCTGTCGCGGAAGCTGGAGACCACCAAGCTGCACGCCTTCACGCTGGACGAGCTCAAGGCGGCCACCAAGAACTTCTCCACCGCCAACTTCCTCGGCGAGGGCGGCTTCGGCCCCGTCTACAAGGGATTCgtcgacgcccgcctccgcccgggcCTCGACCCGCAGCACGTCGCCGTCAAGTACCTCGACCTCGAGAGCGGCGGCGTCCAGGGACACCGCGAGTGGCTGGTACGACGTCGCTACCATCCAAACACTACCAGCCTCTCGTCGTCCTTTCAATCACGTTAATTAATTGCGTGCTGATGAATCTTGTCTCTCTGGATCTAATCCGATCTGAGCAGGCGGAGGTGGTGTACCTCGGGATGCTGAGCCATCCGCATCTGGTCAAGCTGGTGGGATTCTGCAACGAGGACGATCAGAGGATGCTGGTCTACGAGTACATGCCCAGGGGCAGCCTCGAGAACCACCTCTTCAAGAGTAAGTGCTTCATCAATCATCAAAAAATTTGTGGGATTCTCTGATCTGATCGATTGGCCGACACTAACATCTTGCGTTCATGCATGTGATTGCAGATCTCCTCGCATCGCTGCCATGGTCGACGCGGCTCAAGATCGCTGTCGGCGCGGCCAAGGGGCTGGCGTTCCTGCACGAGGCGGAGACGCCGGTGATCTACCGCGACTTCAAGGCATCGAATATTCTCCTCGACTCGGTaagtttctctttcttcttagCATCAACAGCTAGCGCACAGCACATTCGCCGCAAAAATCAATGAGCTGACCTCTTTAGTTTTTTACTGACGAGCCATTTAGGACGATAAAGAACTGCATGATTAGGTGCCTGTGCCTAGTCGCTGTCAAGTTGCAGATTGTTTATTACCGTTGGAACCGGATCCCTTTTGTTAATGTTTCTTACCTACACGCCAACCATGCTAATTGCTCGCGCACGTTGTCAACGATCCGTGTCGAAGCTTCGCTTCGTTAAGAATTTGTGACACTCGTGCTCAAATCTGATTTGTTCTGCAACTACCGACAAATTCGCAGCAAAACGCCTCGGCTTTTTATTCTAGGTGCCGGCTGTTAGGGATAATCTAATTTGAGTACAATAATTTGGTTAGTTTGGAAACCTAATGCTCTGTAGTCTGTAGCAGTTGCAAAGTGTAACCATCCTTGACGTGTGCATCCCCAACCACTGTTGCGTTGCACATCATTGACGGAGTCAAGTGTACAAAAGCACAGTAGTTCTCCTTATAAAACTGTTGCTGATCTTGACATTATAGATGAGATGAACGCAGATGTTGCTGAATTCTGACAGCAAGTTTTTGTCATGATGACCTTCACTCCTCAGGACTACACCGCGAAGCTGTCCGATTTCGGGCTGGCGAAGGAGGGCCCGCAGGGGGACGCGACACACGTGACGACGCGCGTGATGGGCACCCACGGGTACGCGGCGCCGGAGTACATCCTGACGGGCCACCTCACGGCgaagagcgacgtgtacagcttcggcgtcgtgctcctggagctcctcacgggccgccgctccgtcgacaagcgccgccgcgggcgcgagCAGAACCTCGTCGACTGGGCCCGGCCCTACCTCCGCCGCGCCGACCGGCTGCACCGGGTCATGGACCCGAGCCTGGAGATGCAGTActcggcgcgcgcggccgagaAGGCGGCCAAGGTGGCGCACCAGTGCCTGCAGAGCGTGCCCAAGGCGCGGCCCTCCATGCGCGACGTCGTGGGCGCGCTGGAGCCGCTGCTCGCGCTCGACGACGACGTGCCTATGGGGCCCTTCGTGTacacggtcggcggcggcggggccgaagcggcggaggccgcgccggcgccggcgcgggccgaTGACGAGGCCGCCGCGaacgacgaggaggcggaggccggcagccggcagggCAAGAGGCACGTCATGTCGGCCGTGCACGCGGAGAGCCCGCTGCGGTACGCCAGCGCGGTGAAGAGGCCGGAGAGCCCGCCGACGCTGAGCAGAGCATGAGTAAAACGGAGCAAAGCGGCGAAGGGATCACAAGATTCACAAGTGTACATAGCTGACAATGTGTCCATgaattcttttgtttttgggTTTCTTGGTGATGTTATTCTTCCTCCCAAGAATTTGAAGGGGAGagattttgtttccttttttcatTGTATTGTTAGTATACTGCCGAGAATACCTCAAATTGGTGTATTTGTATACTGGAAGTTTGAGGCAACACGTATTGCAAAAGCTGTTCAATTTGAACATATAGTCTCCTCTGAATTTTCCGTCTACGAATGCGTTGAGCTAATGATTGGAGGAAGAAGGTAGGTAAGGAAACAACAAAGACTTCCCCTTTGACCTAGAAATGCAGTGGTACAAGAAAACATGTGAAAGAGCACGGGAGCACTGAGAGCGAAAAGTTTGAACACCATTTCAAATTTTCAACGACGTAACAGAGCAAGCGAACTACCACCACCAGAGACATGCAACAAAGATTGATTCCGTCTACACCCAGACGAAACTTCTAAGACTGAAACACCATGGTTCCTCCTCCTTGTTGCCTCCTAGGGCACTTGGTTGCAATTCGTAGCCTATTTTATGATGTTCTACTAGTGAAAACTCATTGTCCCACAGTATATATTGTTTGTTGATAAAGTTTTATTATCATATTATTTTGTATTTGGTTGCTCCAGTTGTGAAAAATTATTATTATGTTGTATACTTTGGTTCCAGCAATGAATTTTTCCCTCGATATTACATTGCGGATAAAACTTTCAGTAAAGTGGACTGAAATTCCCTATCTACCAGGAAAACACACTAGCAAAATACAACAGTCGAACTGTGGGCTGGAACACATCCAAATTATTATGGGCTAAAATCTTATTGGGCTCAAGGAAAAATTTAAATTGGCCCGTGCCGTGAAAGATTTTTTTGGATAGTAGGGTGGCCTGCATACTACTGCTTGGCTGCTTGCAATTCACAACTGCTCCCTCCGGTGTGGTGCCCCGATGCCACCGCCTCCCTCGTCGCCTCTCGCCCCGCCCTCTTCCCCCGCGTGGGTCCGCAGCCTCGATGCGCAGCGGTGGTGCGGTTGCTGTCGACGGCTTATTCTTCATTGGCGGCTCAAATATCTCCAGATCCAGCCACGCCGGACGAGGTTGCCCGGGGCCAGCGCCGGCGGTTGCAGGAGCGCGGGCCCGCAGCTTAAGCTAGGAGGCTGACGCGGACGACGGCTCCTCATCGCCTTCTCGCTTGATTGGGGCGCTGGAGGGTGACAGGGAGGAGGAAGCCGGCAGCCGAGGGATTGAGGCACTGAGACGATGGAGTCATGGAGACGCAGCGGACGGCAGAGCTTTGATGGAAGAACAGGCGAGCTTGGACGACGTCGTCCTTATAGAAGCCTATATCATTTAGCTGCAGAAAGGGGTCAGTTCGTATGTGTTGCAGCAGCGAGATGTGAGATGTCGGCTTTGTGCATGTTGATTTGTACTGCTGCGAACCCAAATTCATGGATTCTGGAACAAGAACCTCAGGTCGGCTCAAGTTCTTGTTTGGTAGAAGCTCATGGTCTTTAGTGGCTGTCGTGCAAACAAGGTGTTCGACCAAATGCCGCTGCGGTCCTCAATAGCAAACAAGGTGTTCGACCAAATGTCGCTTATGCTTTTCTGCAGCGCTGCGAGGCTGCGGCTGTGGGGCAGCTACAGCCGGCCAACAACCGCTACTGCAGCCACACAAGCGTGTTCAATTGCTGCAGCCACTAAAAAAATAAGTTAATGGGAATAGCTAATGGTAACGAGAGCTGCAGCTGTTAATGGAAAAATAACTTTTCTGTACGTTGCTTAGACAGCCAAACGCTGGGCTGCAGCTACAGCTGCTTGGACCTgcagccgctgccgctgcaAAGTAGCTCAAGCGAACATGCCCGCGTCACCAGTGGAGATACTGCCCGAGGTAACACCGCCCCCTCCCTTTATATTTGTTCGTATTGCTCTGCAACATTGGATGAATGGATTCCTCTATAAGTTGTTTCGCACAAAATCCTCCTCAAAATGCATAACGGTTCATGATATGTGGTAACCCCATGCATTGGTAAGAATTGCTCCCAGCTTGTTGGACGAGATCCTTTATTAGTTACAGTCTAAGAACTCTTGTAATTTTcggctatatatatatatatatatatatatatatatatatatccaaatGTGGATATAAAGGCGGATGTTTTATCCATCATCTAAAAAAGTTACAGTCAAGTGCTGTTGGTATAATTCCGCAACCATTGACAGTTGGTAATTGCTCCCAGTTTCTATTTGGTTTTGCACTTAGTTTGCATTCAGTGACCGGTCTGTTTTGCACTAATTAGATCAGTCTGTTACTTTGCATTAAGTGACAAATCCGGTTGCAACCTCTGTACTCAATTTTAAGAATTGAGTTTCCCTCTGCTTTGCTTAAAATGGTTCCTACACAGTTCATGAGAATCTGACTTTGGGTCGAGTTCATAAAATTCTGATACTACAACCAGTGTCTCAGTAATGACACTTGGTGTCACATTTATTGATCGTTCTATTTTAACCCATGACTACATGATATAAAACAAACATACTGTCACATATACTTGCTTGGTTCTTTCAGTTACAAGAGTTGAAGGATTTCAAACAAGTCAACTGGGGAGTCACCTGTATATTTGACTTGTGAAGCTCAGTTAAATTACTGAAGTTCATTCTTCCTTTTGCATTGTAACCGGTACGTTTTACTCCACACATCACCAGAACTGAGTTTACACCCCTCAGCTATTCCAGTCTTTGTGTTTTACATGTTACCCTCTTATATGCAAGAACGACTAAGGTCTAACGCAAAGGTAACTTTAAGTTCTGGACTCCAAAGAAAAGCAATGTAAGACTGCTTGTGTGATATAATTTAAGATCCGTGGCGATGCTCTGCACATTGGCTAGTAAAGAAAGAGGCACTGAGCTTAAGAGGTTACAAATACAAGAGACATAGTACATAAGTCCACACAACTTCCGTTTAACCACATGCTATTACAAGTTTGACCGGCATTCTTCCTTGGACCAGAGTAAATGGTCTTACATTATACATAGTTTTGGTACTTGGTTAAATTGGCTCATCAAGTTGTTTTCTGGCAAGACTGACATTATACCAAGCCAAATCTTGTTTGCAAATCATATACTTTGTCTTAGCAAATATGTTTGCTGTATCAATTATCAGAACCTCCAGAGCAGGGGCAGTTTAAGCAGAGTAATTCTTGAAGTTTTTTTCTTATAATTCTTAGATGAGTTGCACTGTGGATATAACTCGATCAAAGCATATATGCAGCACACTAGCACATTACAATATTAGTTAACATGTGAAATGCGTGCACAAGCATCGCACTTATTACATACATGTTCACAGAAAAGCCTTGTAGATCCAAATTCCTGACCTATACATAGGCACCACAACCACATATATGGTAGATCAAACACACTTTGAAGAAACACACGCGAGATGGCAAGACTAAGTATCCACGCGAACACACTATCAGACACACTTGCACAAGTAGCAGAGGAGCCCGTGCACACATGCAGGATAAGCAAACACACAATGCAAGCACAAGCAGCCACACtcatgcatacatgcatatGTATGCATTGTATTTGGTGATGAATGGAAGGAATGAGAGTCCTTCCTCCTTCTGCGTAGTTCAATTCTGTGGTGGATTGCGTATAAGTACAGGAAAGTTTGGGTGTTCTGCAATGTCTTTACTCAACTGATCCGCAATGTCTTTACTCACCTGATCCTGGATGATGTTTCCATCACCCTTGAGCACAAGCTCCTTCAGAACAGGGAGATTCTTGATTCCAGAGAGAGACTCCATCTTGGTGAAGGACCATACAATTTTCTCGAGCTTAGGAGCTGCATCGGAATGGAATTTGATGCTGGTGATCGTGCTACACTCGACGATAAGAAATTTAAGCTTTGGGAGCACATGTGAGTTGAAGGTGAGCTCTCTCTGGGTATATGACTTGAACCGAAGCTTGATGCGTTGCAGACCTGACAGTTTTTTGAGGTGTTCCTCCAGAGTGCTGTGGTCGAGCAAGGTATCACGCAGAGTTACCTTGGCAATGAGTTTGTGATGGTCATCTTTGAAAAACAATGGAAGAAGCTCCCTGCTTGTGCTGCCGCTGATGCTTAGTCTCTCAAGAAGCTCAAGATGGAATGAAGTATCTGGGTTTATATGCTGTTCTTCCGCAGCTTGGGCCACATCTCCGGAGCTTTGTTTTTCGATGTGGATTGACAAAGACTGGAGGCATTCATTCAGATCACCGATCGCTTTGAGCCAATCCTTCAGATTGCCATTAATAACTGCACCAAGTTTCCTTAGCTGCCATAGATGGCCAATGTGTTTCAACACGTCAGCATCATGTGAAGCATTGACATGGGACAGAACCTCCATGTTTGGCATTGCACTGATCTTTCTAGGAATCTGGACAGAGGGAACGTGTTTGTCAGCCATCCTGGTGCTTGTAGTCTGTGTGTGACCAGCCAACAGACACTTGAGCTTCGGGAGCATGATATCTTTTGTGGCATCATAGGGCACCCTGGTTTGCTGGATGTCCAATATTTCTAGATGCAGAAGGTTGTTGATATTCTTGGGCAACTTGTCAACATCCGTGTTCCGTATGCTGAGATACTTGAGCAGAAGCATGTTACTGCAGATGTTCTTGAGGTACAGGCGCATGTTCTTGGAGTCTTTTCTTGGAACAGGGTTCTTTAAGTATGTGCAATCTTCTAGATCGATGACTTTGATCAGGTTGAGCTGCGCTGGAGAAAACATTGATCTGCGGCCCTTCTTTACAAGGTTTAGCATGAAATCTTGGATGGTGTCCGATCGACGGAGTCGCAGGTCGCTGTGGACAGAGAAGTGCTGGGCCAAGTGGCGCGACAGGCGCGGGTCCAGGAACTGCTCTTCTTTGGCACCGTCATTGATGAGCCCCTGAATTAGCTTGTGCTGTATAGTGCAGGTCCTCACCTCCCTTGCATCAGTAATGTCAGCAGGGCAAACAAACCAACGGCTGACGAGAGTGTCAAAGCAGCGCTCAGCTCGGAGCACCGCTCGCCTCATGTCTCTTCCGGCGATGAGACCTTCAACAATCCACCGCATGACGAGCCTCGACCGCCAGATTGTTCTGCCGGGAGGGAAGATTGCCAGGTACAGCAAGCAGTTTTGGTTGGCTCTTGGAAGGTCGTTGTAGCAAAACTTGAGCAGCATCTTGCCATTGGCTTCCCTAATCTCGGTGGCATCACTGTCGTCCGGTGGTAAACTCCCCGTGGAAACCAGCGTCCTGACTAGCAGCTCGTCCAGCTCTTCTTTGGTCCTGTTTGGGTTGGCACACAGGTAGTGGACAAACATCTTGATGCAGAAGGCTTGCGGCTTGCAGCATTCCTGGATCTGGCGTAAGATGCTCCTCATGTTTCTCCGGAGGTAGTCCGTTTTCAGTCTGCTTCTATCCAGCACGGCCAGTGCTTTGGTAGACCAGTACTCAACAAGGGAGTGGATTACAAGTGGCTGACTAGCGACAACGCCTCGTTCTCGACGAAGCTCGTCGGCATGGGCCATGTCAGTGACGATCACTATGGCT
Above is a genomic segment from Setaria viridis chromosome 4, Setaria_viridis_v4.0, whole genome shotgun sequence containing:
- the LOC140222548 gene encoding disease resistance protein Pik-2-like, which produces MAELAFGAVRSLLGLLREEAQQLTRVGDDVRFIQEEMESMESFLRHLAETTPPSGEHGPPVRTWMKQVRDLAFDCSNCIDLYVRKGRGQLVAHDDGGGRLVALLRSLWSTSFLTALLAQRDAAAQLRQLKVRARDVSERRQRYGVELPGMPGSDAKQLVKSISQALKQQPAFFIQLPMSEKTDNNTDPGSGGTEEAVSVAMGNSKDVGSGGTEVARLSTQTAGDDEGGDHECRARPINIMAVSHDFMRSTLGFSEPNILEENTKKLVELLTGHPKYDNHQEEAAAAKQNRPWHPLDNIIFIAAPDKEDGGDLVRQALGDPVVSAAFKVTWLQLDFGLLFALLNFYEQILKKGGLWFMLRFLLDDLFPDEASKDMEEKDNWDEAKIAEEISRRKGLKGAASLFVIEGSAASGRLWDLIKEALGKFDCAPGSAAIVIVTDMAHADELRRERGVVASQPLVIHSLVEYWSTKALAVLDRSRLKTDYLRRNMRSILRQIQECCKPQAFCIKMFVHYLCANPNRTKEELDELLVRTLVSTGSLPPDDSDATEIREANGKMLLKFCYNDLPRANQNCLLYLAIFPPGRTIWRSRLVMRWIVEGLIAGRDMRRAVLRAERCFDTLVSRWFVCPADITDAREVRTCTIQHKLIQGLINDGAKEEQFLDPRLSRHLAQHFSVHSDLRLRRSDTIQDFMLNLVKKGRRSMFSPAQLNLIKVIDLEDCTYLKNPVPRKDSKNMRLYLKNICSNMLLLKYLSIRNTDVDKLPKNINNLLHLEILDIQQTRVPYDATKDIMLPKLKCLLAGHTQTTSTRMADKHVPSVQIPRKISAMPNMEVLSHVNASHDADVLKHIGHLWQLRKLGAVINGNLKDWLKAIGDLNECLQSLSIHIEKQSSGDVAQAAEEQHINPDTSFHLELLERLSISGSTSRELLPLFFKDDHHKLIAKVTLRDTLLDHSTLEEHLKKLSGLQRIKLRFKSYTQRELTFNSHVLPKLKFLIVECSTITSIKFHSDAAPKLEKIVWSFTKMESLSGIKNLPVLKELVLKGDGNIIQDQVSKDIADQLSKDIAEHPNFPVLIRNPPQN
- the LOC117854147 gene encoding serine/threonine-protein kinase RIPK, with the translated sequence MGLRKRLLRCFGYGGEEGADQEQKEEAAARPAGGRRAGTKPTLRRLSTANLRSLSLQDLSRKLETTKLHAFTLDELKAATKNFSTANFLGEGGFGPVYKGFVDARLRPGLDPQHVAVKYLDLESGGVQGHREWLAEVVYLGMLSHPHLVKLVGFCNEDDQRMLVYEYMPRGSLENHLFKNLLASLPWSTRLKIAVGAAKGLAFLHEAETPVIYRDFKASNILLDSDYTAKLSDFGLAKEGPQGDATHVTTRVMGTHGYAAPEYILTGHLTAKSDVYSFGVVLLELLTGRRSVDKRRRGREQNLVDWARPYLRRADRLHRVMDPSLEMQYSARAAEKAAKVAHQCLQSVPKARPSMRDVVGALEPLLALDDDVPMGPFVYTVGGGGAEAAEAAPAPARADDEAAANDEEAEAGSRQGKRHVMSAVHAESPLRYASAVKRPESPPTLSRA